CCGACGCGCGGTGCCCGAGGCGCCCACCGGCGAGATCAGCGTCTCAGAGCTCGTGCAGACGCTCGGGATCAGCCAGCCGACGGTGTCGAAGCACCTGCGCGTGCTGCGCGACAGCGGCCTCGTCTCCGTCCGCGAGGAGGGCCAGCACCGCTACTACCGCCTGGAGCCGGCCCCGCTCGAGGCGCTGGACGCCTGGGTCGCGCCCTTCGTCGACGACGGCCAGGACGACGCGGGCCCCGACGGCGGGCACGCGGATCCCGAGACGGGGCTGCTCGGCGGCGGCCTGTCCGCGGATCCCGACGGGGAGGACGACGGCGATCCGTCGGGCTACCCGTTCGCCGCATCCCTCGGCCGCATCTGGGCCGACACCCGCTACCAGGCGGCCGCCGCCGTGCACGACGCCACGCGCGTCGCCGGCTCGGCGGGCCAGGCGTCGCTCGGCCGGCTGCGCGCTCGGAAGCAGGGGAACTCGCGGGACGCGTGATGCAGGATGTGACACGATGGACACGCGTCCATCCGGGCCCCTAGAATCGCGCACCAGCGCCCGCATCGCGGGGGCCATGAGGTCCGTGAGCCGGTCACGCAGAACGAGGAGTCGATCCGCCCATGTCGCGTGACCTGTCTGACGTCCGATTCCTCACGGTGGCCGAGGTGGCCGAGATGATGCGCGTCTCCAAGATGACCGTCTACCGCCTCGTGCACTCGGGCGACCTGCCTGCCATCCGCTTCGGCCGCTCGTTCCGCGTGCCCGAGTCCGCCGTGCTCGCCGCGATCGACCCGTCGAACGCGCTGCCCGGCCAGCCCGGCGAGGCGTCGCGTCACTCCGGCATGTCGGATGTCGGCTAGACTCCTCTGAGGCTATTTTCCGCGGGTCACCAGAACCCGCGTGTTCCGTCCGGCAACAGATGAGGTGCCCCTATGGGTTCAGTGATCAAGAAGCGTCGCAAGCGCATGGCGAAGAAGAAGCACCGCAAGCTGCTTCGCAAGACGCGCCACCAGCGTCGCAACAAGAAGTAGAGCGGACGCGTCCACGAGGGCGCAGCACGTGATGGAGAGGACGCCGACCCGGTGACGGGGCGGCGTCCTCTTCGTCGGTAGAGGGGTGCCCCGCCCTGCCGGCGTCGGGCGCGGTGCGGCCTGCGGATCAGCGCCCGGCGGACCCGTCGGTCTGCGCGGCCTCGCGGCGCACGCGCCTGCGGGCGTCGCGGATGCTCTGGCGCCGCAGTCGCATCGACGGCCAGCCGGATCCGCGCGCGTGCGCCGCGAGCGCCTGGTCCGGGTTCACCACCACCGGGTGCCCGACGAGCGTGAGCAGCGGGATGTCGTGCCGGGAGTCGGAGTACGCCCAGCACTCGCGGGCGTCCGCGCCCGTCCGCGCGAGGAGCCCCCGTGCCGCGGCGGCCTTGTGCGCGCCGTGCAGGAACTCGCCGTCGAGGCGGCCCGTGTACGCGCCGTCGCGCACCTCGAGCGCGCTGCCGAGCGCGCCGGTGAGGCCGAGCCGGCGGGCGATCACGTCGGCGAGGAACGACGGCGACGCCGTGACCAGCCAGACCTGGTGGCCCTTCGCGAGGTGCTCCTGCGCGAGGCCGAGCGTCTCGGGCCAGACCATGGGCGCGGTGTGCCGCTCGTAGATCTCGTCGGCCAGCCGGGCCATGTCGGCCACCGTGACGCCGGTCACGACCTCGAGGCCGCGGGCGCGCGCCGACGCGAGGTGCCGGTCGTTCTCGCCGCGCGCCTTGAAGCGCGCGTGCTTCCATCCGGCGCCGACGATGTCGCGCGTCGTGAGGAGGCCGGCCGCGCGGAGCCCGCGCACCAGGTGGAACACGCTCGCGCCGTGGATCAGGGTGTTGTCCACGTCGAAGAACGCGAGGATCGGGGTGCCCGCCTGCTCGACCATGATCGGGCCAGCGTAGGCGACGCTCCTGGGCCCGGATCCCGCGCGGAGCGGCGCGCGGCCTCGCATACGCTGGGCGGATGAGCGCAACGGTCCTCACCCTCGTCGGCAAGCCCGGCTGCCACCTCTGCGACGACGCGCGCGAGGTCGTGACGCAGGTGCTCGGCGGCCTCGACGCGGCGCGCGCCGGCGAGGTGACGCTCGAGGAGCGCAGCATCCTCGACGACCGGGCGCTGGCCGACCGGTTCGCCGAGGAGATCCCGGTGCTCCTCATCGACGGGCGCGTGCACAACTACTGGCGCATCGACGCCGACCGGCTCCGCGCCGCGCTCGACGCGCGCTGAGCCCGGAGGCGGCGGCCACGGATAGGGTCGTCGCATGACCCTCCGCCACGTCGTCTCCTGGAAGCTCGCCGACCGCGATCCCGCCGCCCTGGACCGCGACTCCGCCCGCATCACCGAGGCGCTCGGCACGCTGCCCGGCCTCGTGCCCGGCATCCGGTCGTTCCAGCTGGGGCGCGACGTGGTCGGATCCGCGCGCAGCCACGACGTCGTGCTCATCGCCGACTTCGACGACCGCGCCGCGCTCGACGCGTACGACGTGCACCCGGAGCACCAGCGCGTCGCCGCGTTCGTGCGGAGCCTCGTCGGATCCGCGGCGTCGGTCGACTTCGAGGTCTGACGTCAGCGGAGACGACCGCGCGTCCCGCGGAGCCGCGGCGGTGCCCGCGCCCAGGCGGCGCGTGACGCTCGCGCAGGTGGCGGAGCGCGCCGGGGTCTCGCGTTCCGCGGTGTCCTTCGCGCTCACCGGGCGGACGGACCAGCGGCTCTCGACGGAGACGATCGCGCGGATCCGGGACGCGGCCGACGAGCTCGGCTACCGCCCGAACATGACGGCCAGGACGCTGCGCACCGGCCGCTCGGGCACGGTGGCGCTCGTCTCGGACTTCGTCAGCAGCACCTCGCACGCGAACTCGATGGTGCGCGGGGCGCTCGACGCGCTGCGGGAGCGCGACACGATCCTCTTCACCGTCGACACGCAGGGCGACGACCGGCAGGAGGAGCAGCTGCTCGAGAGCCTGCTCGGGCGCACCATCGACGGGGTCCTCTACGCGTCGATGTTCACGCGCGTCGTGCGGACGCCCGCGCTGCTCGACCAGGTGCCGCACGTGCTGCTCAACTGCGTGCCCGAGTCGGGCGCCGCCCATGCCGTGGTGCCCGACGAGGAGGCCGCGGGATACGACGCCGCCCGGGCGCTCTTCGACCTCGGCCACCTCGACCGGATCTGGTTCGTCGGCAGCCTCCCCGACGGCGTCACCGGCGGACCCGCCTGGCGCGGCTGGGCGCCGGTCGCGCTCGCCGAGCGGCTGGCCGGCGTCCGACGCGCGCTCGCCGACGCGGGGGTCGAGCTGGCCGGCGTCCAGGAGGTGGAGCGCGACTGGGACACGGACGACGGGCGGGACGCGGTCGCCCGGCTGCTCGCGACCGGCGCCCGCCCGACGGCGCTGGTCTGCGCCAACGACGCCGTGGCCGCCGGTGCCTACCAGGCGCTGCACCGCGCGGGCCTCCGCGTGCCCGAGGACGTCTCGGTCGTCGCGTTCGACGGGAGCGCGATCAGCCGCGCGCTGGATCCGCCGCTCGCCTCCGTCGCGCTGCCCCAGCTCGAGCTCGGCCGCCTCGCCGTGGAGCTGCTCTTCGACCGCGCGGCGGAGCCCGCCGTGCACCGCGTGCCGATGGCGCTCGTGCCGGGCGGATCGATCGGGCCGGTGCGGTGACCTGGCGTCCGGGACCCGGGGTGCGCTTTCCAGCTAGATCGTTGTAGCATCCTGTCCGCGCGCCTGGTACCCGACCGGTCGCGATCTCACGACGCATACGAAGGAGTATGGGATGACTGCTGTCGATGGTGCCCTCAGGGGCCCGAACGCCTGGTGGGTGGGCTTCGTGTGCGGGATGGCGACGTTCGTCGACGCCGCCGCGACGACGGGCGTGGGCATCGCGCTCGTGCTCTTCCTGGCGCCGCCCACGGGAGGGCCCGGACTCTCGGGCGCGGAGGTCGGCTACCTCACGGCCGTGCTCACCGCGGGCGTCGCGGCCGGCTCCCTCCTCGGCGGGTGGGCGGGTGACCGGTTCGGCCGGCGCCGCGTGTTCCTCGTCACGATGACGCTCATCGTCATCGGCTCGGCCACGCCGTTCCTCGGCGTCTCGTCCGCGGTGCTGCTCCCGGGGATCGCGCTCATCGGCCTCGGCGTCGGCGCGGACCTGCCTGTCGCGCTCGCGACGATCTCGGAGGCGGCGACCGATCGGAACCGCGGCAAGATCCTCGTGTTCTCCAACCTGCTCGGCGGGTTCGGGATCCTCCTGGCCGTCGTCATCGGGATCCTCTTCGGCCAGGCCGGCCCCACCGGCGGCCAC
This genomic interval from Clavibacter michiganensis contains the following:
- a CDS encoding ArsR/SmtB family transcription factor — encoded protein: MADIFDVVADPTRRDLLRVLLDRRAVPEAPTGEISVSELVQTLGISQPTVSKHLRVLRDSGLVSVREEGQHRYYRLEPAPLEALDAWVAPFVDDGQDDAGPDGGHADPETGLLGGGLSADPDGEDDGDPSGYPFAASLGRIWADTRYQAAAAVHDATRVAGSAGQASLGRLRARKQGNSRDA
- a CDS encoding helix-turn-helix domain-containing protein — encoded protein: MSRDLSDVRFLTVAEVAEMMRVSKMTVYRLVHSGDLPAIRFGRSFRVPESAVLAAIDPSNALPGQPGEASRHSGMSDVG
- a CDS encoding 30S ribosomal protein bS22 codes for the protein MGSVIKKRRKRMAKKKHRKLLRKTRHQRRNKK
- a CDS encoding HAD family hydrolase, with amino-acid sequence MVEQAGTPILAFFDVDNTLIHGASVFHLVRGLRAAGLLTTRDIVGAGWKHARFKARGENDRHLASARARGLEVVTGVTVADMARLADEIYERHTAPMVWPETLGLAQEHLAKGHQVWLVTASPSFLADVIARRLGLTGALGSALEVRDGAYTGRLDGEFLHGAHKAAAARGLLARTGADARECWAYSDSRHDIPLLTLVGHPVVVNPDQALAAHARGSGWPSMRLRRQSIRDARRRVRREAAQTDGSAGR
- a CDS encoding glutaredoxin family protein, whose protein sequence is MSATVLTLVGKPGCHLCDDAREVVTQVLGGLDAARAGEVTLEERSILDDRALADRFAEEIPVLLIDGRVHNYWRIDADRLRAALDAR
- a CDS encoding Dabb family protein produces the protein MTLRHVVSWKLADRDPAALDRDSARITEALGTLPGLVPGIRSFQLGRDVVGSARSHDVVLIADFDDRAALDAYDVHPEHQRVAAFVRSLVGSAASVDFEV
- a CDS encoding LacI family DNA-binding transcriptional regulator; amino-acid sequence: MTLAQVAERAGVSRSAVSFALTGRTDQRLSTETIARIRDAADELGYRPNMTARTLRTGRSGTVALVSDFVSSTSHANSMVRGALDALRERDTILFTVDTQGDDRQEEQLLESLLGRTIDGVLYASMFTRVVRTPALLDQVPHVLLNCVPESGAAHAVVPDEEAAGYDAARALFDLGHLDRIWFVGSLPDGVTGGPAWRGWAPVALAERLAGVRRALADAGVELAGVQEVERDWDTDDGRDAVARLLATGARPTALVCANDAVAAGAYQALHRAGLRVPEDVSVVAFDGSAISRALDPPLASVALPQLELGRLAVELLFDRAAEPAVHRVPMALVPGGSIGPVR